A window from Purpureocillium takamizusanense chromosome 3, complete sequence encodes these proteins:
- a CDS encoding uncharacterized protein (COG:S~EggNog:ENOG503P1BH): MGSDSRPVCHRCAQIKQACDGSLPCARCVRLSLPCRPRNSVGAGGDGLEPHDADVPKARIRRVQTGCLMCKRRKKKCDEIKPRCGDCRRLCLDCAWPPERHSRSKVAAAAAAAAVAAPSKSTSSSSSSASSTTAAAASQHNGIDAAIPPSAAADGPLMEMPIRNSPSPVSTPASGRHGSYDSSSHGSSHGSHASSHGSSHPSQGSFSQPEQTPPGMAISAAAAAAAAAAMPMPVATTAAGMINGLALDMSPPGGGGKVSWDVGNSSPHGWIEAFTPVSNGSPAEESFDSTPMSSLSVYVPQLLPQLSAPQDKALLNHYSTIVSSILSRRASSTNPYNNYLLPMAQSNDLVLHCILALSANHWRKLQPGMGDRGLLHKSKATQALARLLPDVDRTSADIALVSSLLLCMTELFDGTSEGWKLHLKGAKRLLMTLREQQGDMMTGHYKFLLRLARFLDSAATTSTCRPPLIGEEEAEAAALDRMTAMPDEEDSAVYGIPKELFHLVDRVNTLADLRSTRVDRASEAAFRERAKEIEGRINHWSYEYGGMSRAVWSLTPANDDVLHATMAFEYAIRLRLHQIVEGYDLGDPKVGQFVDGILECVQKIRYGSPLETCLLYPLVMAGGSCWKLEHRVVIQDRLLVMERTCGFGYIYNARDLVERVWTKRDQVEGTGAIVNWARIRYYEMNGLVVF; this comes from the coding sequence ATGGGCTCCGACAGCCGCCCCGTCTGCCATCGCTGCGCCCAGATCAAGCAGGCCTGCGATGGCAGCTTGCCCTGCGCCCGCTGCGTCCGCCTGAGCctgccgtgccgcccgcgcaactcggtcggcgccggcggcgacggcctcgagccgcacgacgccgacgtgccCAAGGCGCGCATCCGCCGCGTCCAGACAGGATGCCTCATGTGCAAGCGCCGCAAGAAGAAGTGCGACGAGATCAAGCCGCGCTGCGGGGACTGCCGTCGCTTATGCCTGGATTGCGCGTGGCCGCCCGAGCGGCACAGTAGAAgcaaggtcgccgccgccgccgccgccgccgccgttgccgccccgTCGAaatcgacatcgtcgtcgtcgtcctcggcaagctcgacgacggcggccgccgcgtcccagCACAACGGCATCGATGCGGCGATCCCGCCCtctgcggccgccgacggccccTTGATGGAGATGCCGATCCGAAACAGCCCCAGCCCCGTCTCTACGCCTgcgagcgggcggcacgGGAGCTACGACAGCAGCAGtcacggcagcagccacggcagcCACGCGagcagccacggcagcagccatccCAGCCAAGGGAGCTTCAGCCAGCCGGAGCAGACGCCGCCCGGCAtggccatctcggcggcggcggcggcagcagcagcagcagccatgccgatgcccgttgcgacgacggcggccggcatGATCAACGGCCTGGCGCTCGACATGagcccccccggcggcggcggcaaggtctCGTGGGACGTGGGCAACTCGTCGCCGCACGGCTGGATCGAGGCCTTTACGCCCgtcagcaacggcagcccGGCCGAGGAGTCGTTTGACTCGACGCccatgtcgtcgctgtcCGTGTACGTGCCGCAGCTCCTGCCGCAGCTGAGCGCGCCCCAGGACAAGGCCCTGCTCAACCACTACTCGACGATTGTGTCGTCGATActgtcgcggcgggcgtcgagcaccaACCCGTACAACAACTACCTGCTGCCCATGGCGCAGAGCAACGACCTCGTGCTGCACTGCATCCTCGCGCTGTCGGCGAACCACTGGCGCAAGCTGCAGCCCGGCATGGGCGACCGCGGCCTCCTCCACAAGAGCAAGGCCACGcaggcgctcgcccgcctgctgcccgACGTGGACCGCACCAGCGCCGACATCGCGCTGGTGAGCAGCCTACTGCTGTGCATGACGGAGCTCTTCGACGGCACCAGCGAGGGCTGGAAGCTGCACCTCAAGGGCGCCAAGCGCCTGCTCATGAcgctgcgcgagcagcagggcgacaTGATGACGGGCCACTACAAGttcctgctgcggctggcccgcttcctcgactcggccgccaccacgtccacctgccgcccgcccctcatcggcgaggaggaggccgaggcggccgccctcgaccgcatgacggccatgcccgacgaggaggactcGGCCGTCTACGGCATCCCCAAGGAGCTGTtccacctcgtcgaccgcGTCAACACCCTGGCCGACCTGCGGAGCACGCGCGTCGACCGCGCCTCCGAGGCCGCCTTCCGCGAGCGCGCCAAGGAGATCGAGGGCCGCATCAACCACTGGTCCTACGAGTACGGCGGCATGTCGCGCGCCGTGTGGTCGCTGacgcccgccaacgacgacgtcctccACGCCACCATGGCCTTTGAGTACGCCatccgcctgcgcctgcaccAGATCGTCGAGGGCtacgacctcggcgacccCAAGGTCGGCCagttcgtcgacggcatcctcgagtGCGTCCAGAAGATCCGCTACGGCAGCCCGCTCGAGACGTGCCTGCTCTACCCGCTCgtcatggccggcggctcATGCTGGAAGCTCGAGCaccgcgtcgtcatccagGACCGCCTGCTCGTCATGGAGCGCACGTGCGGCTTCGGCTACATCTACAACGCGAGGGACCTGGTCGAGCGCGTCTGGACCAAGCGCGACCAGGTCGAGGGCACGGGCGCCATTGTCAACTGGGCGCGCATCCGCTACTATGAGATGAACGGCCTCGTGGTATTCTGA
- a CDS encoding uncharacterized protein (MEROPS:MER0034665~EggNog:ENOG503P1JI~CAZy:CE10~COG:V) yields MASSNTAHEALQPIHPSMAGKLDPVFEKLYNDNVANTPLKPIDLAFLRSKYSVLYSYGTGPAPEVGRVYDDRIETADGVTLDVRVYEPASPGPWPVHLDFHGGGWGLGDLDTEAHICRHICAKANVVVIDVAYRLVPEVPFPAGITDSFAALRHVHEHGAARFNVRPDSISLGGVSAGGCIALALAHLARDHRPAPIPLRLVAVGTPVVDDLAQYASAADSPFPSMQENEFAPTLNWGRLAWFDKLKWSSLPADPAEREAWRANEVGWFANLLRAPRFDGLARTVIYTAGADPLRDEGERYAQLLVAAGVEVALRRFPGVPHPFMHMDKDLWQAREFIDKTAREIRLAHWE; encoded by the coding sequence ATGGCTTCCTCCAACACCGCCCACGAGGCCCTCCAGCCCATCCACCCGTCCATGGCCGGCAAGCTGGACCCCGTCTTCGAGAAGCTCTACAACGACAACGTCGCCAACACGCCGCTCAAGCCCATCGACCTCGCGTTCCTCCGGTCCAAGTACTCGGTGCTGTACAGCTACGGCACGGGCCCGGCGCCCGAGGTCGGCCGCGTCTACGACGACCGcatcgagacggccgacggcgtgaCCCTCGACGTGCGCGTCTAcgagcccgcctcgccggggcCCTGGCCCGTCCACCTCGActtccacggcggcggctggggcctcggcgacctcgacacCGAGGCGCACATCTGCCGGCACATCTGCGCCAAGGCCAACGTGGTGGTCATCGACGTGGCCTACCGCCTCGTGCCCGAGGTGCCGTTCCCCGCGGGCATCACCGACAGcttcgccgcgctgcgccaCGTCCacgagcacggcgcggcCCGCTTCAACGTCCGCCCGGACAGCAtctcgctcggcggcgtgtcggcgggcggctgcatCGCCCTGGCCCTCGCGCACCTGGCGCGCGACCACCGGCCCGCGCCCATCCCGctgcggctcgtcgccgtcggcacgcccgtcgtcgacgacctcgcccagtacgcctcggccgccgactcgcCGTTCCCCTCGATGCAGGAGAACGAGTTCGCCCCGACGCTCAACTGgggccgcctcgcctggttcgacaagctcaagtggtcgtcgctgcccgccgacccggccgagcgcgaggccTGGCGCGCCAACGAGGTCGGCTGGTTCGCCAacctgctgcgcgcgccgcgcttcGACGGGCTCGCCCGCACCGTCATCTAcacggccggcgcggaccccctgcgcgacgagggcgagcgctacgcccagctgctcgtcgccgccggcgtcgaggtcgccctGCGCCGCTTCCCCGGCGTGCCGCACCCCTTTATGCACATGGACAAGGACCTGTGGCAGGCGCGCGAGTTTATCGACAAGACGGCCCGCGAGATTCGGCTGGCGCATTGGGAGTAG
- a CDS encoding uncharacterized protein (SECRETED:SignalP(1-18~SECRETED:cutsite=AVA-AT~SECRETED:prob=0.3800)~COG:I~EggNog:ENOG503P2CV), translated as MKANRLIAASLLPAAAVAATVFVPPDGYKVRWESSELVDKSRVDPWNSTHARRIMISRFTPAPRCRKTCRVPYMPAAVAAIEDEIINAYLGGVGWPKNILSTLELELCCDKCDKGGAGSGGGSGSSSNRFPRILLGSGVNTTRLFYSATAQHLASRGYEVIVMDHPYETDVVQFPNGDIVFGGRVGRDFNDTANLVKGLDARTRDLAFVLDRLGIRKTTYLGHSFGGATAAHALVREPRLASGVNIDGEFWGPVTATGVPRAILVVGAEGHNATMTPGWTGFFKAMDAQHPRVFSKLLNVRDTVHNSFWDMSLVGDIAGLRNNEALLPFLGKATGARVMEVLKGYLLDFVAFTLLGEDEGLLEGPSPRFPDVTFERG; from the coding sequence ATGAAGGCCAATCGTCTTATCGCGGCCTCGCTgctcccggcggcggccgtggcggccaccGTCTTCGTCCCGCCCGACGGATACAAGGTCCGGTGGGAGTCGtcggagctcgtcgacaagaGCCGCGTCGATCCGTGGAACTCGACGCACGCGCGGCGCATCATGATCTCGCGCTtcacgcccgcgccccgctGCCGCAAGACGTGCCGCGTGCCCTAcatgccggcggccgtggcggccatCGAGGACGAAATCATCAACGCctacctcggcggcgtgggctggcCCAAGAACATACTCTCcacgctcgagctcgagctgtGCTGCGACAAGTGCGACAAGggtggcgccggcagcggcggcggcagcggcagcagcagcaacaggtTCCCCAGGATCCTCCTCGGGTCGGGCGTCAACACGACGCGCCTCTTCtactcggcgacggcgcagcacCTCGCCAGCAGGGGCTACGAGGTCATCGTCATGGACCACCCGTACGAGACGGACGTGGTGCAGTTCCCCAACGGCGACATCGTCTTTGGCGGGCGCGTGGGCCGCGACTTCAACGACACGGCCAACCTCGtcaagggcctcgacgcgcgcaCGCGGGACCTGGCCTTTGTCCTGGACCGGCTCGGCATCCGCAAGACGACGTACCTCGGCCACTCGTTTGGGggcgcgaccgccgcccacgccctcgtGCGGGAGCCGCGCCTGGCGAGCGGCGTCAACATCGACGGCGAGTTCTGGGGGCCCgtcacggcgacgggcgtgccgcgcgccatcctcgtcgtcggcgccgagggccacAACGCCACCATGACGCCGGGCTGGACCGGCTTCTtcaaggccatggacgcGCAGCACCCGCGCGTCTTCTCCAAGCTGCTCAACGTGCGCGACACGGTGCACAACAGCTTCTGGGACATGTCGCTCGTGGGCGACATTGCCGGGCTGCGGAAcaacgaggcgctgctgccctttCTCGGcaaggcgacgggcgcgcgcgtcatgGAGGTGCTCAAGGGGTACCTGCTCGACTTTGTCGCCTTTACGCTtctgggcgaggacgagggcctgctcgagggGCCGAGCCCGCGGTTCCCAGACGTGACATTTGAGAGGGGCTAG
- a CDS encoding uncharacterized protein (TransMembrane:12 (i73-90o113-130i142-162o174-194i206-224o236-256i304-324o344-364i371-390o396-419i431-451o463-484i)~EggNog:ENOG503NU3S~COG:G) — MAGPPEPGPAKGFDADADADADAEHVEVDGHVKGAMVDAIRHPDPELYAEALAKYPSDEAIDRAEEKRLVRRLDCRILPLLGICYFFYYVDKTTLSYAAIFGLKDSLGLQGEQYSWLSSAFYFGWLVWAIPSNLLMQRSPPAYYLAVNIFMWGALLMCQAAVGSFAGLLALRVLSGAFEAIADPAFMLITSMYYTREEQPSRISAWYAWNGIGVAGGGLLGYAIGHIKGSLASWRYEFIVVGAVCAFWGIVLCLFLPNSPRTIWGFSRDDRLLMIARMRRNQTGIEQRRIDWGQIREAYLDYKTWLFTLLGFVANIPNGGISNFSTLVIKGLGFDTFETALLGIPQGVLVVIWIGLGAVANAFMPSNCRTLVCAMFMLPTIAGALGFLLAPADAYVGRLICFYLTGSYQASFVISLSLITSNTGGQSKKMIVSGMIWFGACIGNIAGPFFYKADQAPSYKLGIGSLLVANCVELALFFVFRLAFIRENRLKERRREEMRERGELLADELNATAFRDITDKENPNFVYVY; from the exons ATGGCAGGCCCGCCAGAGCCTGGCCCCGCCAAGGGgttcgacgccgacgccgacgccgacgccgacgccgagcatgTCGAGGTGGACGGGCATGTCAAGGGGGCCATGGTCGACGCCATCCGGCACCCCGACCCGGAGCTGtacgccgaggcgctggccaagtATCccagcgacgaggccatcgaccgggccgaggagaagcgccTGGTGCGCCGGCTCGACTGCCGCATCCTGCCACTGCTGGGCATTTGCTACTTTTTCTAC TACGTCGACAAGACGACGCTCTCGTACGCGGCCATCTTCGGCCTCAAGGACAGCCTGGGCCTGCAGGGCGAGCAGTACTCGTGGCTCTCGAGCGCCTTTTACTTTGGCTGGCTCGTCTGGGCCATCCCGTCCAACCTGCTCATGCagcgcagcccgcccgcctacTACCTGGCCGTCAACATCTTCATGTGGGGCGCCCTGCTCATGTGCCAGGCCGCCGTGGGCAGCttcgccggcctgctggccctgcGCGTGCTGTCGGGCGCCttcgaggccattgccgaccCGGCGTTTATGCTCATCACCTCCATGTACTACACGCGCGAGGAGCAGCCGTCGCGCATCTCGGCGTGGTATGCGTGgaacggcatcggcgtcgcgggcggcggcctgctcg GATACGCCATCGGGCACATCAAGggcagcctcgcctcgtgGCGCTACGagttcatcgtcgtcggcgccgtctgcGCCTTCTGGGGCATCGTGCTCTGCCTCTTCCTGCCCAACTCGCCGCGCACCATCTGGGGCTTCTCGCGCGACGACCGGCTGCTCATGATTGCGCGCATGCGGCGCAACCAGACGGGCATCGAGCAGCGCCGCATCGACTGGGGCCAGATCCGCGAGGCCTACCTCGACTACAAGACGTGGCTGTTTACGCTGCTGGGCTTCGTCGCCAACATCCCCAACGGCGGCATCTCCAACTTCTCCACCCTCGTCATCAAGGGGCTCGGCTTCGACACCTTCGAGACGGCCCTGCTGGGCATCCCGCagggcgtcctcgtcgtcatctggatcggcctcggcgccgtggccaacGCGTTCATGCCCAGCAACTGCAGGACCCTGGTGTGCGCCATGTTTATGCTGCCGACCATTGCCGGCGCGCTGGGCTTCCTGCTCGCCCCGGCCGATGCGTACGTCGGGCGGCTCATCTGCTT CTACCTCACCGGATCGTACCAGGCCTCCTTCGTCATCTCCCTCTCGCTCATCACGTCCAACACGGGCGGCCAGTCCAAGAAGATGATCGTCTCGGGCATGATTTGGTTCGGCGCCTGCATCGGCAACATCGCGGGGCCCTTTTTCTACAAGGCCGACCAGGCCCCGTCGTACAAGCTGGGCATCGGGTCGCTGCTCGTGGCCAACtgcgtcgagctggccctcttcttcgtctttcGCCTCGCCTTTATCCGCGAGAACCGCCTCAAggagcgccggcgcgaggagatgcgcgagcgcggcgagctgctggccgacgagctcaacGCGACGGCCTTTCGGGACATTACCGACAAGGAGAACCCCAATTTTGTGTATGTGTACTGA
- a CDS encoding uncharacterized protein (COG:S~SECRETED:SignalP(1-19~SECRETED:cutsite=AMA-RP~SECRETED:prob=0.7954)~EggNog:ENOG503NUT8) — translation MKAPVASLLVTALAGAAMARPGGDGGVKAPRAKAAFGPAELKAYNAPNAVSMEVLKQKKLDQLAKDEQAGVFAKDKYTLQGATSCAGGKAGEYSCNKVDLKGFLRHQDLQSRSRRGNDIWGWTAPNGREFAIVGQADGTAFVEVLKDGSLQYVGRLPTQTEASTWRDIKVIKNHAYIGSEAPDHGLQIFDLSKLLKADPKNPPSYSTRSDLAAHFSGFGSSHNIVANEETDTIFAVGTARNEKCRGGLWMIDVSNPRRPQDNGCVAQDGYVHDAQCVVYRGPQRDFQGREICYCYNEDSLTVVDVTRRAQPVQLSRTTYNGATYTHQGWLATKDMRYLLLDDELDEEKGSGPAADGHTATYIVDASDLRNPVFTGVYKSPVKSIDHNQYVIDGISYQSNYGSGLRVVNVTSIAEDDTGAQFKEIAFFDVRPEDDDKGGEVTFNGAWSVYPYFKSGHVVVNSIERGVYSVKLNL, via the exons ATGAAGGCCCCCGTTGCATCGCTGCTCGTTACGGCgttggccggcgccgccatggcccggcccggaggcgacggtggcgtcAAGGCGCCccgggccaaggccgccttcgggccggccgagctcaaggcgTACAACGCCCCCAACGCCGTCTCGATGGAGGTGCTCaagcagaagaagctcgaccagctcgccaaggacgagcaggcgggcgTCTTTGCCAAGGACAAGTACACGCTGCAGGGCGCCACGTcgtgcgccggcggcaaggcgggcgagTACTCGTGCAACAAGGTCGACCTCAAGGGCTTCCTGCGTCACCAGGACCTGCAGAGCCGTTCGCGCCGCGGCAACGACATCTGGG GCTGGACCGCCCCCAACGGCCGCGAGTTCGCCATCGTGGGCCAGGCCGACGGGACGGCGTTTgtcgaggtgctcaaggACGGGAGCCTGCAGTACGTGGGCCGCCTGCCGACGCAGAcggaggcgtcgacgtggcGCGACATCAAGGTGATCAAGAACCACGCCTACATCGGGTCCGAGGCGCCGGACCACGGGCTGCAAATCTTCGACCTCAGCAAGCTGCTCAAGGCGGACCCCAAGAACCCGCCGAGCTACAGCACGCGCAGCGACCTGGCGGCGCACTTCAGCGGGttcggcagcagccacaacATCGTGGCcaacgaggagacggacacCATCTTCGCCGTGGGGACGGCGCGCAACGAAAAgtgccggggcgggctgTGGATGATTGACGTGTCGaacccgcggcggccgcaggaCAACGGGTGCGTGGCGCAGGACGGCTACGTCCACGACGCGCAGTGCGTCGTCTACCGCGGCCCGCAGAGGGACTTTCAGGGCCGCGAGATCTGCTACTGCTATAATGAGGACAGCCTGACCGTGGTGGACgtgacgcggcgcgcgcagccgGTGCAGCTGTCGCGCACCACGTACAACGGCGCGACCTACACGCACCAGGGGTGGCTGGCGACCAAGGACATGCGCTacctgctgctcgacgacgagctcgacgaggaaaAGGGCTCGggcccagccgccgacggccacaCGGCCACCTACATTGTCGACGCGTCGGACCTGCGCAACCCCGTCTTCACCGGCGTGTACAAGAGCCCCGTCAAGTCCATCGACCACAACCAGTACGTCATCGACGGCATCTCGTACCAGAGCAACTACGGCTCCGGCCTGCGCGTGGTCAACGTCACGTCCAttgccgaggacgacacGGGCGCCCAGTTCAAGGAGATTGCCTTTTTCGACGTGcggcccgaggacga